The Dioscorea cayenensis subsp. rotundata cultivar TDr96_F1 chromosome 7, TDr96_F1_v2_PseudoChromosome.rev07_lg8_w22 25.fasta, whole genome shotgun sequence genome includes a region encoding these proteins:
- the LOC120264426 gene encoding tyrosine-specific transport protein has product MALLAAPLLFFPLTEPSHSPPLLPFQRRNTFKPFLSTPLKSLRCSSSSQRQQERTLEFERLFSNLNQATMKREPGSLTSAIFLVAGTTVGAGILAIPAVTQEAGFLASSVTCILCWIYMVVTGLLIAEVNVNTMCELGSGGVSLVSMAMRTLGKFGVQVTCLSYLFIHYALLVAYVARSSDILTNYLGIPLWESATLFSLVFGGLCYFGSQRVIGAVNGVLVFGILASFATLVGVASGNLQWDSLLQAHVEAIPQSIPIIALAFVYQNVVPVLCTNLEGNLSKVRTSIVLGTAIPLILFLIWDAVILGTIPNLELNGVNVTDPLQQLRSNNGMVGPIVEVFSFLAIATSYIGFILGLTDFVADLLKLPSGQNKPLPYLVTLFPPLVLALLDPEIFFKALDFAGTYGVLVLFGLIPAAMSWSERYNSSSLTPKISPVVPGGKLTLSITIGGATYVILSEILKNIHA; this is encoded by the exons ATGGCACTCCTCGCTGCTcctctcctcttcttccccCTCACGGAACCCTCTCATTCCCCTCCGTTGCTCCCCTTTCAACGGAGAAACACCTTCAAGCCCTTCCTCTCCACTCCCTTGAAGTCCCTGAGATGTTCTTCTTCATCCCAGAGGCAACAAGAGCGCACCCTTGAGTTTGAGCGCCTCTTTTCCAACCTAAACCAAGCCACTATGAAGAGAGAGCCAG GTAGTCTGACAAGCGCTATCTTTCTAGTGGCCGGAACCAcg GTAGGTGCAGGTATACTTGCCATCCCTGCTGTTACCCAAGAAGCCGGATTTTTGGCCTCTTCTGTGACATGCATTCTTTGCTGGATCTATATG GTTGTGACCGGATTGTTGATTGCAGAAGTAAATGTCAATACTATGTGTGAGCTTGGCTCAGGAGGTGTCTCACTG GTCTCAATGGCAATGAGAACTCTTGGCAAATTTGGTGTTCAAGTTACATG CTTGTCATATTTGTTTATACATTATGCCCTTCTTGTTGCATACGTGGCTCGCTCTTCAGATATTTTGACAAATTACTTAGGCATTCCATT ATGGGAGAGTGCCACCCTGTTCTCTCTGGTTTTTGGAGGCCTTTGCTATTTTGGAAG CCAGCGGGTTATTGGTGCAGTAAATGGAGTTTTGGTGTTTGGTATACTTGCATCCTTTGCAACCCTTGTG GGGGTGGCGAGTGGGAATTTGCAATGGGACTCTCTTCTTCAAGCTCATGTCGAGGCAATCCCACAAAGTATTCCTATAATAGCACTTGCATTTGTTTATCAG AATGTAGTTCCTGTCCTATGCACAAATCTTGAGGGCAACCTGTCAAAAGTGAG GACTTCAATTGTCCTTGGTACAGCGATTCCCCTCATTTTGTTTCTCATCTGGGATGCTGTTATTCTTGGTACTATTCCAAATCTCGAGTTAAATGGTGTCAATGTCACCGATCCACTACAGCAATTACGTTCCAACAATGGAATGGTTGGA CCAATTGTTGAGGTGTTCTCTTTTCTGGCAATAGCAACATCATACATTGGCTTCATTCTTGGACTCACAGACTTTGTCGCGGACT TGCTTAAATTACCCTCTGGTCAGAACAAGCCTCTTCCGTACCTAGTGACTTTGTTTCCACCGCTGGTTTTAGCGTTACTTGATCCTGAAATATTCTTCAAAGCTTTGGATTTTGCAGGAACTTATGGAG TTCTTGTCCTTTTCGGACTTATCCCCGCTGCAATGTCATGGTCAGAAAGATACAACTCTTCGTCCTTAACTCCAAAGATTTCTCCGGTGGTGCCGGGAGGAAAGCTTACTCTGTCCATCACAATAGGCGGCGCAACATATGTTATTCTATCAGAGATTTTGAAGAACATCCATGCATGA